One Williamsia phyllosphaerae DNA segment encodes these proteins:
- a CDS encoding MlaE family ABC transporter permease, producing the protein MSGATTRGVDRVTQAGTSALTQTGNIVQLFVDVARQSVVRPFQLREFIQQAWFIASVTILPTALVAIPFGAIVSLQTGSLIKQLGAESFTGAASVLVVVQQGAPLVTSLLIAGAAGSAVAADIGSRTIREEIDAMRVLGINPIQRLVVPRVLAMILVAALLNGLVCVVGIGGGYFFNVVVQNGTPGAYLASFSALAQLPDLYVATLKAIVFGAIAGVIASFKGLGPKGGPKGVGEAVNQSVVITFLLLFFANLIITAVYLQIVPAKGS; encoded by the coding sequence ATGAGCGGAGCCACCACACGTGGCGTCGATCGGGTGACTCAGGCCGGAACATCTGCACTCACGCAGACGGGCAACATCGTCCAGCTCTTCGTGGATGTCGCTCGCCAGAGTGTCGTGCGCCCGTTCCAGCTCCGAGAGTTCATCCAGCAGGCGTGGTTCATCGCCAGCGTGACGATCCTTCCGACCGCGCTGGTCGCCATCCCGTTCGGCGCCATCGTGTCGCTCCAGACCGGGTCGCTGATCAAGCAGCTCGGCGCGGAGTCGTTCACCGGCGCCGCCAGCGTCCTGGTGGTGGTCCAGCAGGGCGCGCCCCTGGTGACGTCACTGCTCATCGCGGGTGCGGCCGGGTCGGCCGTCGCGGCCGACATCGGGTCGCGGACCATCCGCGAGGAGATCGACGCCATGCGGGTGCTCGGCATCAACCCGATCCAGCGGCTCGTCGTCCCCCGTGTCCTCGCGATGATCCTGGTCGCGGCGCTGCTCAACGGCCTGGTCTGCGTCGTCGGCATCGGCGGTGGTTACTTCTTCAACGTGGTCGTCCAGAACGGCACGCCCGGTGCGTATCTCGCATCGTTCAGTGCCCTGGCGCAGCTGCCCGACCTCTACGTCGCGACGCTCAAGGCCATCGTGTTCGGTGCGATCGCCGGCGTCATCGCCTCCTTCAAGGGACTGGGCCCGAAGGGCGGACCCAAGGGTGTGGGCGAGGCGGTCAACCAGAGCGTTGTCATCACCTTCCTGCTGCTGTTCTTCGCCAACCTGATCATCACGGCCGTGTACTTGCAGATCGTCCCCGCCAAGGGTTCGTAG
- a CDS encoding MlaE family ABC transporter permease, with product MTIAKSRADELNYRLKKVAQAPLQVLDGAGDQMSFYGRAVGWAPRTIKHYPKELLRLLAEVAFGAGGLAVIGGTIGVMVLLTGFTGVVVGLQGYAALDQIGSQALTGFLSAYVNTREVAPLVAGLALSATVGCGFTAQLGAMRISEEIDALEVMAVPSVPFLVTTRVLAGFIAVIPLYVLGLLAAYLATRVVNTQFNGQSTGSYDHYFNLFLPPADVLWSFGKVLVFAFVIILVHCYYGYNASGGPAGVGVAVGRAVRSALVLIAVLDFFLGLAIWGTDTTVRVAG from the coding sequence ATGACCATCGCAAAGAGCAGGGCCGACGAGCTCAACTATCGGCTCAAGAAGGTCGCACAGGCACCGCTTCAGGTGCTCGACGGTGCGGGCGACCAGATGTCGTTCTACGGACGCGCCGTCGGCTGGGCGCCCCGGACGATCAAGCACTACCCCAAGGAGCTGCTGCGGCTGCTCGCCGAGGTCGCCTTCGGTGCCGGTGGTCTCGCCGTCATCGGCGGCACGATCGGCGTCATGGTGCTGCTCACCGGTTTCACCGGTGTCGTCGTCGGTCTGCAGGGCTACGCGGCCCTCGACCAGATCGGCTCGCAGGCACTGACCGGATTCCTCTCGGCCTACGTCAACACCCGTGAGGTCGCACCGCTCGTCGCAGGCCTCGCACTCTCGGCCACCGTCGGCTGTGGCTTCACCGCCCAGCTCGGCGCCATGCGGATCTCCGAGGAGATCGACGCGCTCGAGGTCATGGCCGTCCCGTCGGTGCCGTTCCTCGTCACCACCCGCGTGCTGGCCGGGTTCATCGCGGTCATCCCGCTCTACGTGCTCGGCCTGCTGGCCGCCTACCTCGCGACCAGGGTGGTCAACACCCAGTTCAACGGGCAGTCGACGGGCTCATACGACCACTACTTCAACCTCTTCCTGCCACCTGCAGACGTGTTGTGGTCGTTCGGCAAGGTGCTGGTGTTCGCCTTCGTGATCATCCTGGTGCACTGCTACTACGGCTACAACGCCAGCGGCGGCCCGGCCGGCGTCGGCGTGGCCGTGGGTCGTGCGGTTCGATCGGCGCTGGTCCTCATCGCCGTGCTCGATTTCTTCCTCGGTCTCGCCATCTGGGGCACCGACACAACAGTCAGGGTGGCGGGCTGA
- a CDS encoding MCE family protein: MASLRRRFLGLVFFLVVILFIGGTILKFNQSFQSFTDVNLTTDSAGNALPDKADVKVRGLIVGQVNKVVADENGAVTVQLGLEPDKAKMIPQGTTARILPKTLFGERYVALQIPENPSGATLTAGSTIKTDTSGNAMELQTLFDKLLPVLKAIPPQDLSVTLGSLSKALTGNGEKLGTSLDNLNNIFSRFNQNMPELQGTLRGLASFSETYSEALPDIVDALDTLRTTTNTVVEKQGDLRTLFSTLTNTAVQATDFLTTNRRDLLTLAIDSEPLLSALAKQSPAFGCTFKNFAGLVPEVGNIVGAGTKNPGVRVTLTFSNPRGRYLPNQDEPRLLEDRGPKCYPLHYEQGRPFPQYPGGSLNDGSYQPPSRNPGPRTVQELPAPDYSGKPAGTITPSVYDDPKNKVALQAIMAAEAGTTPDEVPGWIAQLVAPGLQGAQVTIK; encoded by the coding sequence ATGGCTTCCCTTCGTAGACGTTTCCTCGGACTGGTGTTCTTCCTGGTCGTCATCCTCTTCATCGGTGGCACGATCCTGAAGTTCAACCAGAGCTTCCAGTCGTTCACCGACGTGAACCTGACGACCGACTCCGCGGGCAACGCATTGCCCGACAAGGCCGACGTCAAGGTCCGTGGCCTCATCGTGGGTCAGGTGAACAAGGTGGTGGCCGACGAGAACGGCGCGGTCACCGTGCAACTCGGGCTCGAGCCCGACAAGGCCAAGATGATCCCGCAGGGCACCACCGCGCGGATCCTCCCCAAGACCCTGTTCGGTGAGCGCTACGTGGCGCTGCAGATCCCGGAGAACCCCAGCGGCGCCACGCTCACCGCCGGATCGACGATCAAGACCGACACCAGCGGCAACGCGATGGAACTGCAGACGCTGTTCGACAAGCTGCTGCCTGTCCTCAAGGCCATCCCGCCGCAGGACCTCAGCGTCACGCTCGGCTCGCTGTCCAAGGCGCTGACCGGCAACGGTGAGAAGCTCGGCACCAGCCTGGACAACCTGAACAACATCTTCAGCCGGTTCAACCAGAACATGCCCGAACTGCAGGGGACCCTGCGTGGTCTGGCGAGCTTCTCGGAGACCTACTCCGAGGCGCTGCCCGACATCGTCGACGCCCTCGACACGCTGCGGACCACGACCAACACGGTGGTGGAGAAGCAGGGCGATCTGCGGACGCTGTTCTCGACGCTGACGAACACCGCGGTGCAGGCAACGGACTTCCTGACCACCAACCGACGGGATCTGCTGACCCTGGCGATCGACTCCGAGCCGCTGCTCTCGGCCCTGGCCAAGCAGTCGCCCGCCTTCGGGTGCACGTTCAAGAACTTCGCGGGACTCGTCCCGGAGGTCGGCAACATCGTCGGCGCCGGCACGAAGAACCCCGGTGTCCGCGTGACACTGACGTTCTCGAACCCGCGCGGTCGGTACCTGCCCAACCAGGACGAGCCGCGACTGCTCGAGGACCGCGGACCGAAGTGCTACCCGCTGCACTACGAGCAGGGTCGGCCCTTCCCGCAGTACCCGGGCGGATCGCTCAACGACGGCTCCTACCAGCCGCCGTCGCGTAACCCCGGCCCCCGTACGGTCCAGGAACTGCCCGCACCGGACTACTCCGGCAAGCCGGCGGGAACCATCACCCCGAGCGTCTACGACGACCCGAAGAACAAGGTGGCTTTGCAGGCGATCATGGCGGCCGAGGCCGGAACGACACCCGATGAGGTCCCGGGCTGGATCGCTCAGCTCGTCGCACCCGGACTCCAGGGGGCGCAGGTGACGATCAAGTGA
- a CDS encoding MCE family protein, giving the protein MKNNFISPLIKLIVFAVITVILTALLGVTIANSGAGGSNDFKAIFTDASLLNQGDDVRIAGVRVGQVSKVEVYDRDKARVSFSIERDRLPDGVQAYIKFRNLTGLRYLSLERGPGDSGATLSKGATIGVANTHPSVNLTDLFNGFRPLFQQLTAEDVNKLSDEIIKVFQGEGGTITDLVSDTADLTNTIADKDKVIGELITNLTTVLDNINRNDDQLTSLLTTTEKFVTGLAAQKNSVGSAITSVSNLTAVTNSILTPTRPALQGSIAGLNQLSQRINERRGEVEKTLSTLPIKAAKIGRAATFGSWFQFYLCGLDITAGNGKSTLLSQPLIPLPDINHVLYTNSATRCWANDDPPG; this is encoded by the coding sequence GTGAAGAACAACTTCATCTCACCGCTGATCAAGCTGATCGTGTTCGCGGTGATCACCGTGATCCTGACCGCGCTGCTCGGCGTCACCATCGCGAACTCAGGTGCCGGCGGCAGCAACGACTTCAAGGCGATCTTCACCGACGCGTCGCTGCTGAACCAGGGTGACGACGTCCGGATCGCCGGTGTGCGCGTCGGCCAGGTCTCCAAGGTCGAGGTCTACGACAGGGACAAGGCGCGGGTCAGCTTCTCCATCGAGCGCGACCGGCTGCCCGACGGCGTCCAGGCCTACATCAAGTTCCGCAACCTGACCGGCCTCCGGTACCTGTCGCTGGAACGTGGCCCGGGTGACAGCGGGGCGACGTTGAGCAAGGGCGCGACCATCGGGGTGGCCAACACCCACCCCTCGGTCAACCTCACCGATCTGTTCAACGGCTTCCGGCCGCTGTTCCAGCAGCTCACCGCCGAGGACGTCAACAAGCTGTCCGACGAGATCATCAAGGTCTTCCAGGGCGAGGGCGGGACCATCACCGATCTGGTGAGCGACACCGCGGACCTGACGAACACCATCGCCGACAAGGACAAGGTGATCGGCGAGCTGATCACCAACCTGACGACGGTGCTCGACAACATCAACCGGAACGACGATCAGTTGACGTCGCTGCTGACGACCACCGAGAAGTTCGTGACCGGCCTGGCCGCTCAGAAGAACTCCGTCGGATCGGCCATCACGTCGGTGTCGAACCTGACCGCGGTCACCAACTCGATCCTCACCCCGACGCGGCCGGCGCTGCAGGGATCCATCGCGGGTCTCAACCAGTTGTCGCAGCGGATCAACGAGCGTCGTGGAGAGGTCGAGAAGACACTGAGCACCCTCCCGATCAAGGCGGCCAAGATCGGCCGTGCGGCGACCTTCGGGTCGTGGTTCCAGTTCTATCTGTGCGGCCTCGACATCACCGCGGGCAACGGCAAGAGCACCCTGCTCTCCCAGCCGCTGATCCCGCTGCCCGATATCAACCATGTGCTCTACACCAACAGCGCGACGCGGTGCTGGGCCAACGATGATCCGCCGGGCTGA
- a CDS encoding MlaD family protein: MADTKKQNKRPDQPRRSPITIGAMGLMVLIMAALSAFFLANLPLVGAGTIYQADFTEAAGLKPSNEVRVAGVKVGQVEKVEIVDNKVRVSFAVNNTWVGDQTSASIQIKTILGQKYLQIDPRGNELADPQKVITDTTSPYDVIEAFSDASSSIADIDTDQLATSFRTLSSAFSGTPAELGNSLDGLTRLSTTIASRDQEVRKLLEATKGTSKILADRNQEFTRLIAGAGDLLSELNNRQQAISTLLRSTTQLSTTLTGIVRDNEEQIGPALENLKGVTDILQKQDNNIRASITNLAPFYRLYANVLGSGRWFDSVITNILPPGLPAQNTTRPPNKTRQLNNGGGEATG; this comes from the coding sequence ATGGCTGACACGAAGAAGCAGAACAAACGACCGGACCAACCGCGACGGAGTCCGATCACGATCGGCGCCATGGGCCTCATGGTCCTGATCATGGCCGCGCTCTCGGCGTTCTTCCTCGCCAACCTGCCGTTGGTGGGTGCGGGCACGATCTACCAGGCCGACTTCACCGAGGCCGCGGGTCTCAAGCCGAGCAACGAGGTCCGCGTCGCGGGCGTCAAGGTCGGTCAGGTGGAGAAGGTCGAGATCGTCGACAACAAGGTCCGGGTGTCGTTCGCGGTGAACAACACGTGGGTGGGCGACCAGACGAGCGCGTCGATCCAGATCAAGACGATCCTGGGGCAGAAGTACCTGCAGATCGATCCGCGCGGCAACGAGCTGGCCGATCCGCAGAAGGTGATCACCGACACCACCTCGCCCTACGACGTCATCGAGGCCTTCAGCGACGCGTCGTCGAGCATCGCCGACATCGACACCGATCAGTTGGCGACGAGTTTCCGGACCCTGTCGTCGGCGTTCTCCGGCACGCCTGCGGAGTTGGGCAACTCGCTCGACGGGTTGACCCGGTTGTCGACGACGATCGCCAGTCGTGACCAGGAGGTGCGCAAGCTCCTCGAGGCGACGAAGGGGACCTCGAAGATCCTGGCCGACCGCAACCAGGAGTTCACCCGCCTGATCGCCGGCGCCGGTGATCTGCTCTCCGAGCTCAACAACCGCCAGCAGGCGATCTCGACGTTGCTCCGGAGTACCACCCAGCTCTCGACCACGCTGACCGGCATCGTCCGCGACAACGAGGAGCAGATCGGTCCGGCCCTGGAGAACCTCAAGGGCGTCACCGACATACTCCAGAAGCAGGACAACAACATCCGTGCATCCATCACCAATCTCGCGCCGTTCTACCGGCTCTACGCGAACGTGCTCGGCAGCGGTCGCTGGTTCGACTCGGTGATCACCAACATCCTGCCTCCGGGACTCCCGGCGCAGAACACGACACGACCGCCGAACAAGACGCGGCAGCTGAACAACGGCGGAGGGGAGGCAACCGGATGA
- a CDS encoding MCE family protein, protein MTTTDGPRHDLRDSRGPGSWFTPRHIVFLVVGLVVALVIAGSLWWLFTSLNQTKVTAYFKSSVGIYKGTDIRIMGVEVGKVDEVTPQGDKVRVKFTVKGGHDLPKDVRAVQITPSVVADRYIQLTPTYQEGQPKAGDDITLSLNQTMVPVEIDALYSGVEKLSKSLGPDGANKDGALSQVITTGAANLKGNGEKLGQTIEQLSKASQTLSDSSGNLVDTVKNLDVFVGALAENDTQVRQFNSQLDSFTSFLAGERTQLGAALNKLSIALGDVAGFVQDNRIALGDRVQELIPTSKTLADTTDQQKELLTVLPVTINNLINAYNAESGTLDLRVVLPELQNLAGAGCKLLDLGKLKPGDPAFVQFSKTLRPLLDQCGNITDQINKGLTTPTLNLPFGIMSGTNQQKRGPVPGTRPGTPSPGLTSGGN, encoded by the coding sequence ATGACCACGACAGACGGACCTCGTCACGACCTCCGTGACTCCCGCGGCCCGGGCAGCTGGTTCACCCCGCGCCACATCGTCTTCCTGGTGGTGGGTCTGGTGGTGGCGCTCGTCATCGCCGGCTCGCTGTGGTGGCTGTTCACCTCGCTCAACCAGACCAAGGTGACCGCCTACTTCAAGTCGAGCGTGGGCATCTACAAGGGCACCGACATCCGCATCATGGGCGTCGAGGTCGGCAAGGTCGACGAGGTCACCCCGCAGGGCGACAAGGTGCGCGTGAAGTTCACCGTCAAGGGCGGGCACGATCTGCCCAAGGACGTGCGCGCCGTGCAGATCACCCCGTCGGTGGTCGCCGACCGCTACATCCAGCTGACCCCGACCTACCAGGAGGGGCAGCCGAAGGCCGGCGACGACATCACCCTCAGCCTGAACCAGACCATGGTCCCGGTGGAGATCGACGCGCTCTACTCGGGCGTCGAGAAGCTGTCGAAGTCGCTCGGTCCCGACGGCGCCAACAAGGACGGCGCGCTGAGCCAGGTCATCACGACCGGTGCGGCCAACCTGAAGGGCAACGGCGAGAAGCTCGGCCAGACCATCGAGCAGCTGTCCAAGGCGTCGCAGACGCTGAGCGACTCGAGTGGCAACCTCGTCGACACGGTCAAGAACCTCGACGTGTTCGTCGGAGCGCTGGCCGAGAACGACACCCAGGTGCGCCAGTTCAACAGCCAGCTCGACTCGTTCACCTCGTTCCTCGCCGGCGAGCGCACCCAGCTCGGCGCGGCGCTGAACAAGCTGTCGATCGCGCTCGGTGACGTCGCCGGATTCGTCCAGGACAACCGAATCGCGCTCGGTGATCGGGTCCAGGAACTGATCCCGACGTCGAAGACGCTCGCCGACACCACCGATCAGCAGAAAGAGTTGCTGACGGTCCTCCCGGTGACGATCAACAACCTGATCAACGCCTACAACGCGGAGTCGGGAACGCTCGACCTGCGCGTGGTCCTGCCCGAACTGCAAAACCTCGCAGGCGCGGGTTGCAAGCTGCTCGACCTGGGCAAGCTCAAGCCCGGTGATCCCGCGTTCGTCCAGTTCAGCAAGACGTTGCGGCCGTTGCTCGACCAGTGCGGCAACATCACCGATCAGATCAACAAGGGCCTCACGACCCCGACGCTGAACCTGCCGTTCGGGATCATGAGCGGTACCAACCAGCAGAAGCGCGGTCCGGTTCCGGGAACACGTCCCGGTACCCCGTCGCCCGGACTCACGAGTGGTGGCAACTGA
- a CDS encoding MCE family protein, translating into MTRRTATSVGMLAMVSLIALTGCGISVQSLPLPGGADTGDKPRTYKLQFSDVLDLVPQSAVKVDGVTVGSITDIAIAPDQWSAEVTVEVKNKIDLSNKATADISQTNLLGEKFVSLVDPNSNAGAARQPSNVAIPMARTKTSTDIEQVLGALSLLLNGGGIAQLKPIVDELNTALDGRTGKVKSLLNQTGRLIKTLDDQKANITRAIDGLAVLSDRTEKQTAQINRILDQLPAGVKVLEDQRPQFVTLLQKLDGLGQVGVDILGRARTEIVTDLRALRPTLQSLANAAPDLITALPLLPTYPFPDALLPGVRGDSTNLFATLDLRLLNQLEALGVGQPQPKYQPVGSGPTPRLDPRNPYTNGNGPRAGFPTVTLLPLLNARPGPNTPPSGGQYTLLPSPKQGQTALTGPMAMLQGATGTAGANGGTGR; encoded by the coding sequence ATGACACGGCGGACGGCGACGTCGGTCGGCATGCTGGCGATGGTGTCGCTGATCGCCCTGACCGGCTGTGGGATCAGCGTCCAGTCGCTCCCGCTGCCCGGTGGTGCCGACACCGGTGACAAGCCGCGCACCTACAAGTTGCAGTTCTCCGACGTCCTCGACCTGGTGCCGCAGTCCGCGGTCAAGGTCGACGGCGTGACGGTGGGCAGCATCACCGACATCGCCATCGCGCCCGACCAGTGGTCGGCCGAGGTGACCGTCGAGGTCAAGAACAAGATCGACCTGTCGAACAAGGCCACGGCCGACATCTCGCAGACGAACCTCCTCGGTGAGAAGTTCGTGTCGCTGGTGGATCCGAACTCGAACGCCGGCGCCGCGCGTCAGCCGTCGAACGTCGCGATCCCGATGGCGCGCACCAAGACCTCCACCGACATCGAACAGGTTCTCGGCGCACTGTCGCTGCTGCTCAACGGTGGCGGCATCGCACAGCTCAAGCCGATCGTCGACGAGCTCAACACCGCGCTCGACGGCCGCACCGGCAAGGTCAAGTCGTTGCTCAACCAGACCGGTCGTCTGATCAAGACACTCGACGACCAGAAGGCCAACATCACCCGGGCCATCGACGGTCTCGCGGTGTTGTCGGACCGGACCGAGAAGCAGACGGCGCAGATCAACCGGATCCTCGATCAGCTGCCCGCCGGCGTGAAGGTTCTCGAGGACCAGCGCCCGCAGTTCGTGACCCTCCTGCAGAAGTTGGACGGTCTCGGTCAGGTGGGTGTCGACATCCTCGGCCGCGCACGCACCGAGATCGTCACCGACCTGCGTGCACTGCGTCCGACGCTGCAGTCACTCGCGAACGCGGCTCCGGACCTGATCACCGCGCTCCCGCTGCTGCCGACGTATCCGTTCCCGGATGCCCTGCTGCCGGGTGTGCGTGGCGACTCGACCAACCTGTTCGCCACGTTGGACCTGCGTCTGCTCAACCAGCTCGAGGCGCTCGGTGTGGGTCAGCCACAGCCGAAGTATCAGCCGGTCGGCTCGGGCCCCACGCCCAGGCTCGACCCGCGTAACCCGTACACCAACGGAAACGGCCCGCGTGCGGGCTTCCCGACGGTGACGTTGCTGCCGCTGCTCAACGCACGGCCGGGACCGAACACCCCGCCGTCGGGTGGCCAGTACACGTTGCTGCCGTCCCCGAAGCAGGGTCAGACGGCCCTCACCGGCCCGATGGCGATGCTGCAGGGTGCGACCGGTACCGCAGGAGCGAACGGAGGGACCGGCCGATGA
- a CDS encoding MCE family protein — MMSKLVKWQLIVFVIVGVVAIVYVGATYARLDKLVGIGQYTVHADFKDSGGIFTNAEVTYQGVPVGRVGSLELRPDGVRVNLLLDSGGPKVPASSQAVVANRSAIGEQFVDLRPASASGPYLKNDSVISDTSIPTPVQDVISSAVDFTGSVPLNDLTTVVTELGKAFNGNGENLRGLVDSLSNLAKTGNDNLPQTISLIRNADTVLGTQADQSDAILDWSKNLGLITNQLATSDPDLRRLLTTGTASATQISALLTRNGGDITTVVRNLAKDVRNVKGTYQAVSPALAMLSALSSGSYTPAPGDGTIHFGVVLETNNPASCTVGYESTQAEIAAIKKKNPDFDLNYDDFPFNTKASCDVAQGNPTAVRGAQNAKFADKYIPQPWDRNPKKDPDKLDLNPLVTQLSYLLGVFPK, encoded by the coding sequence ATGATGTCCAAGCTCGTCAAATGGCAGCTGATCGTCTTCGTGATCGTCGGTGTCGTCGCGATCGTCTACGTCGGCGCGACGTACGCCCGTCTCGACAAGCTCGTCGGTATCGGCCAGTACACCGTGCACGCGGACTTCAAGGACTCCGGCGGCATCTTCACCAACGCCGAGGTCACCTACCAGGGTGTCCCGGTCGGACGGGTCGGCTCGTTGGAGCTGCGGCCCGACGGTGTCCGGGTGAACCTGCTGCTCGACTCCGGCGGCCCGAAGGTGCCGGCGTCCTCGCAGGCGGTGGTGGCCAACCGGTCGGCGATCGGCGAGCAGTTCGTCGACCTGCGTCCGGCGTCCGCGAGCGGCCCGTACCTGAAGAACGACTCCGTCATCTCCGACACGTCGATCCCGACCCCGGTCCAGGACGTCATCTCCAGCGCCGTCGACTTCACCGGATCGGTTCCGCTGAACGACCTGACCACGGTGGTCACCGAGCTCGGCAAGGCCTTCAACGGCAACGGTGAGAACCTCAGGGGCCTCGTCGACTCGCTGTCGAACCTGGCCAAGACCGGCAACGACAACCTGCCGCAGACGATCTCGCTGATCCGCAACGCCGACACGGTGCTCGGGACGCAGGCCGACCAGTCCGACGCGATCCTGGACTGGTCGAAGAACCTGGGCCTGATCACCAACCAGCTCGCGACCAGCGACCCGGACCTCCGTCGACTGCTGACCACCGGCACCGCGTCGGCCACGCAGATCTCGGCGTTGCTGACCCGCAACGGTGGCGACATCACCACCGTGGTCCGCAACCTCGCGAAGGATGTCCGCAACGTCAAGGGGACCTACCAGGCGGTGTCGCCGGCCCTGGCGATGCTGTCGGCCCTGTCGAGCGGTAGCTACACGCCCGCACCCGGCGACGGCACCATCCACTTCGGTGTCGTGCTCGAGACCAACAACCCGGCGTCGTGCACGGTGGGTTACGAGAGCACTCAGGCCGAGATCGCCGCGATCAAGAAGAAGAACCCGGACTTCGACCTGAACTACGACGACTTCCCGTTCAACACGAAGGCCAGTTGTGATGTGGCCCAGGGAAATCCGACCGCGGTCCGCGGTGCCCAGAACGCGAAGTTCGCGGACAAGTACATCCCGCAGCCCTGGGATCGCAACCCCAAGAAGGATCCCGACAAGCTGGATCTGAACCCGCTGGTCACCCAGCTGTCGTACCTGTTGGGCGTCTTCCCGAAGTAG